From the Bacteroidales bacterium genome, the window ATACTAATACGCAGATTTGGTAATAAAAACATGCTAATATAAAGAAAAAAATAAATAAAATAATTCAAGGCAACCTGATTTCTTTGTTTTTTTTAAAAATCTAGAGTTTCTTATTTCACGAACATCGCAAAACAAAAGAAAAAAAAACTTCTATTCTATTGGAAATCAGGTTGCCTTATTACACTTTTTAATCAAAATACCCGAGGTCGTCTACTATTTATTGACCTGGAATGATTTGTCACCCTTTTCAAAGAAATCAACTATTTGGTTGGCAGCAGCTAATCCGGCATTATTATTTGCTTCAGAAGTCTGTGCCCCGATTTTCTTAGGGGTAAAGAAGAACCTCCCGGAAAATGTTTCAGCAATCATCGATTTACAATCGGGTTCCACATCAGAATAGTATTTAAAATCAGGCCTGTCTGTGAAAATCTTAACCAGAGATTCTTCATCAACAACTTCCTTTCTGGCGGTATTTACCAGGGTAGCACCTTTAGGCATTTTTGAAAGGAGGTCGTAATTGATAGACTTCTTGGTATTAGCATTTGCCGGCATATGCAGAGAAATATACTGACATGTCTGGTATAATTCATTGGCCGTTGCCATCCAGTGGATTCCTTCTGCATTCATGGTTTCTTCTGATACAAATGGATCGTAGGCATAAACTTCCATTCCAAATCCTTTGGCAATGGTTGCTACGGCTTTTCCAACATATCCGAAGGCATGTAAACCCAGTTTTTTCCCTTTCAATTCAGTACCTGAGGTGCCATTATAATTGTTACGGGCAGCCATTACCATCATACCAATTGCGAGTTCTGCAACGGCATTTGAATTCTGACCGGGGGTATTCATTGCGACTACTCCTTGTTTTGTTGCGGATTCAAGATCAATATTGTCATAACCAGCTCCTGCCCGAACAACAATCTTTACTTTTTTGGATGCTTCAAGTACATCTTTATCGACAATATCGCTACGGATGATGATGGCATCGGCTTCTGCAGCAGCAGCAATTAAATCTGATTTCAGAGTATAGTTCTCCAGTAGCAGTAACTCATACCCGGCATTATCAATAATCTTGCGGATACCTTCTACTGCAACTTTGGCAAAAGGTTTTTCTGTTGCAACTAAAATCTTTCTCATAGGTATGTTTTTAGTGTAAGAATGGACATTTAACCATTAACTGTCCGGATCAAATCAATTAAGCGTGGATATTCTCAAATTCATTCATACAATCGACCAATGCCTGGACACTTTCAATAGGTAGTGCATTGTAAGCTGAAGCCCTGAAACCTCCAACTGACCGATGGCCTTTGATACCAATCATTCCTTTGGTTTTGGCGAATTCCATGAAAGCGTCTTCCTTATCGGCATACTTTTCTTTCATGACAAAGCAAATATTCATGATTGAACGGGCTTCCTTCACGGCGGTACCGACAAACATCCTGCTATTATCAATGGCATTATACAGAAGGTTGGCCTTTGCATTGTCAAGCTCTTCCATTTTCTTTACACCACCCATATCCTTTACCCATTTAAGGGTTTCCTTTAAAGTGTAGATATTAATACAAGGAGGTGTGTTGAACATAGATCCTTCTTTAATATGTGTGCGATAATCAAGCATAGTAGGAATAACCCTTTCAACTTTGCCCAGCATATCTTCACGAACAATAACGAAAGTAACACCAGCAGGACCTGCATTTTTCTGCGCGCCACCATAAATCATGGCATATTTTGAAACATCAACCGGACGGCTTAGGATATCGCTCGACATATCAGCAATCAATGGAACCTTACAATCAAAATCTGTTCTGATTTCTGTCCCATAAATCGTATTATTGGTAGTGATATGGAAATAATCTGCGTCTGCAGGAACTTCCCATCCCTGGGGAATATATGTGAAGTTTTTATCAGAAGATGAGCC encodes:
- the serC gene encoding 3-phosphoserine/phosphohydroxythreonine transaminase, which gives rise to MKKHNFNAGPCILPQVAIENTAKAILDFNGIGMSILEISHRSKDFQAVMDEAVSLFKEVLNIPEGYQVLFLGGGASLQFCMVPFNFMNKKAAYLETGVWAKKAIKEAKLFGEVAVVGSSSDKNFTYIPQGWEVPADADYFHITTNNTIYGTEIRTDFDCKVPLIADMSSDILSRPVDVSKYAMIYGGAQKNAGPAGVTFVIVREDMLGKVERVIPTMLDYRTHIKEGSMFNTPPCINIYTLKETLKWVKDMGGVKKMEELDNAKANLLYNAIDNSRMFVGTAVKEARSIMNICFVMKEKYADKEDAFMEFAKTKGMIGIKGHRSVGGFRASAYNALPIESVQALVDCMNEFENIHA
- a CDS encoding 3-phosphoglycerate dehydrogenase, translating into MRKILVATEKPFAKVAVEGIRKIIDNAGYELLLLENYTLKSDLIAAAAEADAIIIRSDIVDKDVLEASKKVKIVVRAGAGYDNIDLESATKQGVVAMNTPGQNSNAVAELAIGMMVMAARNNYNGTSGTELKGKKLGLHAFGYVGKAVATIAKGFGMEVYAYDPFVSEETMNAEGIHWMATANELYQTCQYISLHMPANANTKKSINYDLLSKMPKGATLVNTARKEVVDEESLVKIFTDRPDFKYYSDVEPDCKSMIAETFSGRFFFTPKKIGAQTSEANNNAGLAAANQIVDFFEKGDKSFQVNK